The Persephonella sp. KM09-Lau-8 nucleotide sequence ATACTTTTACCTTCTTTCTATCCCATATAGTTCAGATAAAACCATGCCACTAATATAATCAAGAAATATCAACAATAATCTAACTTTCTATCCCATATAGTTCAGATAAAACACCCGTAATGATTTTGTGAATTTTTTAGGGATAATAAACTTTCTATCCCATATAGTTCAGATAAAACCCCGTTAATTAGGTTAAGTCAAAAAAATTAATCTGGCAAGTGTGGTTCAAGGGTTAGCGGAAGTTCAGAAATTTTTTCAAATCTTCGCTGGAAGTATAAAATTGCATCAGACCTCCATTAATGCGAATATATTTTCTATTATATTCTCGCTAATCCTTGCAAAAAGCCAACTTACACAAAAATATATTTTCTATTCAAAATGCAAAATTTATTAGTAACTATTATCATATAATCCAGCCCCCGAAATAGACTGTTTATAAGAAATCCGTATTCACTTTCCATGTAACCTCAAGAATTATTATACTACTTTATATTCATTAATTCTTTATAGCGGTCTATGATTGCTCGTCGGACTTTCTCTGTAAACTCATTATCAAGGGACTGAACTATATCAACATAAGTTCCTTTTGAACTAACCTTTTTAGGAAATGAGATAAACAGCCCACCATGTTTAGACTCAATTACTTTTATGCCTTTTATTACCAGAACATCATCAATGGTAATATCTGCAACAGCACGAACTCTACCACCTATTCTACTTGTATCAAAGGGATAAATTTTTACGTCGGTAATTTCCATTTCACAGAGTCAAAATATTGTTTATTTCAAAATCTTTCAAATCAGGGGCTTTTATTTTACCAAAAGATATCTCCAGTGGCTTAGAAACTATTTCTCCTTTTTCATAAGCCACCATTATATTTTTTTTTCCATTTAAGTATTCTTCAACTGCAAACACACCAAATCTGGAAGCAATTTCCCTATCAAATGCTGTAGGACTACCGCCACGCTGAATATGTCCTAAAACTGCATATCTGACGCCGCCAAAATCATAAGGTTTAAGTTTTTCCTTCAGGATTTCAGCTATTTCTTTAGCAGAAGCTACGCCTTCGGCAACCACTATAATTGAAAATCTTTTTCCTCTATTTAAAGAATTAACCACAGTGTCAACTATTACATGCATTGGAAAGGGATATTCAGGGATTAATGTAATATCTGCTCCTGTGGCAATACCTGCAGCAAGAGCTATAAATCCGCTGTCCCTTCCCATTACCTCAACAACAAAAACCCTTTCATGGGACATGGTAGTATCTCTAATTTTATCTATTGCATCAACGGCATTATTAACAGCTGTATCAAATCCTATTGTGTAATCGGTTCCATAGGTGTCGTTATCTATAGTTTTTGGAATACCTATTACAGGAATATCAAATTCTTTAACAAGAAGATTTGCACCCTGAAAACTGCCATTTCCTCCAATCACAAATAAGGCATCTATGCCTTCTTTCCTGATATTTTCTGCTGCTATCTTACGATACTGATAATCATGAAATCTTTCTTCTCTGGCAGACAAAAGGATTGTGCCGCCTCTGTTGATAATAAGACCAACATCTCTGGGGGATAGCTTTATGAAATCTTTTTCTATTAGACCTTTGAAGCCTCTTTTTACACCTATAACATCAAATCCGTAGTAATGCCCAGCCCTGACGACTGCTCTAATACAGGCATTAAGACCGGGGGCATCGCCCCCACTGGTAAGAACAGCTATTTTTTTCATTTTCCAACTGAATAACAGTATTCCTTAGCTTCAGCAAAAGATGGTAAAAGGTCTCCTGTTACCTTGTTAACATATACCCTTCTGATAGTATCAAAATTTTCATATCCTTTTAGATAGAGTTCACCGATATAATACTTTTTACCTTCGCATACTTTAATCTGGGATACTTCCTTTGTTCCCTTTACATATTCTTCTATTTTTTGCTTTGCCTGCTCCAGAGTAATAACAGGTTTCACATATTTTGTTTCAGGATGGGCAAATACTGATTTTCCTGTTGAGTTTGCAGAAGAAGTTGCCCCTGCACAGCTTGCTAAAATTACCGCACCTGCCACCGCTAAAAATCTTTTCATTTGCTACACCTCCTGTGATTAATAAATTAATGCTGTCAGGAAATAGTCTAATATTAATACTAATACCGATGCAACCACAACCGCAGTTGTAGTTGACCTACCAACTCCCTCTGCTCCTCCTTTTGTTACATATCCGAAATAACAGGCTACTATTGTTATT carries:
- a CDS encoding SpoVG family protein, which gives rise to MEITDVKIYPFDTSRIGGRVRAVADITIDDVLVIKGIKVIESKHGGLFISFPKKVSSKGTYVDIVQSLDNEFTEKVRRAIIDRYKELMNIK
- the pfkA gene encoding 6-phosphofructokinase — encoded protein: MKKIAVLTSGGDAPGLNACIRAVVRAGHYYGFDVIGVKRGFKGLIEKDFIKLSPRDVGLIINRGGTILLSAREERFHDYQYRKIAAENIRKEGIDALFVIGGNGSFQGANLLVKEFDIPVIGIPKTIDNDTYGTDYTIGFDTAVNNAVDAIDKIRDTTMSHERVFVVEVMGRDSGFIALAAGIATGADITLIPEYPFPMHVIVDTVVNSLNRGKRFSIIVVAEGVASAKEIAEILKEKLKPYDFGGVRYAVLGHIQRGGSPTAFDREIASRFGVFAVEEYLNGKKNIMVAYEKGEIVSKPLEISFGKIKAPDLKDFEINNILTL